One Terriglobales bacterium genomic window, TGAAGAGCTTGCCGTAAACGCTCCAGCGCGCCTGGTCGGGCGGGATGGGATTGTTCTTCTGCCAGCCGCCGCAGGAGTAGGCGTAGAAGTCAACGCACGGGTCGGCGGAGCGGTCCATGGCGCTGGTGTCGAGGCTGGGGATGTAGGGAAGCGCCCTGGCCGGTGTTTCTTTGGGCGGCGTGGCGGCAGGAGCGGCAGTTTGGGCGACAGCGGTCAGGGCAAGCAGGCACACCAGGAACAAAACACAGGACTTCATGCGACGGAATCTCCTCTGTGAGAGCGCACCAGTGTACACGTTGGACGGAGCAGGGAGCGCGGGGGAAGCGGGCCTCAAGCTCGTGGCCGCGTGCCGGCGGGCGCGGGCGCCGGCCGCTACCACTTGCGGTCCATTGTCTGCTAAGCGACGGCGATCCAGCGATAGCCGGCGAGGGCGTCGATTTCCACGGCTTCGCCGTCGGCTGCCAGCTCGCGGAGGAGGGCTTCGGCGTCGGAGGCGCTGACGAAGAAGTTTTCGCTTTCCAGGCGCGCGGCAAGTTCGGCGGCGTTCACCGGCAGGAAATGGCCTTCGGCGGTGCGGGCGCTGCTCAGGATGTGGCGAGCGGCCTCACGGCTGGATTCGAAACGCAACCGAACTACAGGACGATTCTCAAGCCCAGCCGACATAGCCCATCTTGTATAGGACGGAAGTCGCTGGGCGTCAATTACCCGGAAATGGTGCAGTGGAAAACGCGTTCGCCGGTTGTCAGGCGCCGGTTGTCAGTTTCCGCCGCGGAGTTGCGGGCGCTCGGAGAACGTTGGGCCGATGGCGAGGCGGATGGGCGGGATTTCGGTTTGATATCCGGCGGGGCGCAGCGGGACGTACTGAAGCACGCGGCGATAACCAGGCGCGGTGACGACCAGCTCCGCCGAGTCGCGCTGCATGCCGCGAAGGAGGAATTGTCCGCAGATGTTGGCGCGCGTGGTTACACCGGCCATTTCCAATTGGGCGTTGGGAACCGGGTTGCCTTCAGCGTCGGTGACTACGCCGCTGAGGATGCGCATGCGCCGCGCGTTGTAGCGGCTGCCGGCGTGAAAGACAGCGGTGCCGCGGAAGCCCTGCGTTTTGCCGTAGAGGCGCCGCAGCCCGCCGATGGTTTCATTGAGCGCCTCCGGTGACGGCGATTCGTAACGGGCGAGCGCGAAGTAAACGCGGGCGCGATGCAGCATCTCGCTGCTGCCGGGAATGCGGCCGGCGACGTCGGCGACCGTGGCGCCCACCAGCGGCCCGCCCTCGTCGCCGTAGAGCATGAGATAGAGGCCGTCGGCGGCGTCGGCCAGCCGGGGCGTGGCGAATTCGGGGACGCCCTCCATGCCGGGCATCCACCAGGCGACGGCGGCTTCCAGGGGCATTGGGTCGGCGACGCTGCGCAGCGTGCGCAGCAGGTCGACGTAGCCGGCGGCGATCTGCCGGCGTACCTCCGGCTTGCCGCAGTCCCAGTCGGGATCGGTGTAGGGCTCCACGTCAATCAGCAGGCCTTCGATGCCGGGCAGGGTGGCGGCGGCGTGAACGCGCTGCACGGCAGCGGAACGATCTTTGAGGAAGCCGGGGTCCTGAAGAAGCATGGCCTTCACGTGATGCTTGCCGCGCCGCAGAGCGCGCACGGCGCAGGCGACCTGCTCGCGTCCTTCGGGCGTGGCGGGAATGAACGCCGGGCCCTGCTCGACGCTGAGCAGGACCGTCGGGCGGAGGTCGAGAGCGGCGAGGCGCTGCTCGATTTGGGCGCAGGCGGGCTTGCCGGCGAACAGGTCGTACACGAAGACCGAGTCTTCCAGCGCAGCGTGAGCTGCGCCGGCCGACAACACGACGGCCAGCAACACAAAGCCGTGCCAGGCGGCTGGTGGTACGCGGCGCATGAATCCGCCTATTCTTCTGTTCTTCTGTCCAGGGCGAAGTCTTGTTGCGATGCAGGCGCTCGGGGGCCGCCTTTCCGGACTGCGGTCCGGAGGTCCCATCGCCGACGCGTGGAGCGCGGCGGTGAGGAGCAGAATTTTAGTTTTGTTGCGTGGCGGCGGCGGCGGGAGGAAGGACAGGAACCAGGAGAGTAAACAGGATGACCCTCGAGAGCAAGTGGCTGCGCAACAGGGTCATACGTGGAAGAATCGGACCTGATGCTTGAAGTTTATTTTGGCGCTGAGGATCGCCTGCCGAGTGAGCAGAGCATGGGCAGGGACCCTTCGACTCGGCGGCCCGCGCGCAACGGGCCGCCTGCGCTCAGGATGACACCTGCGCGCGGCCTTCCCGCATCATCCCCCGGCGGGACAAGGAGAAATCGCGGCCACACAGGCGGTTTCGCAATGGGAGAGGCATGTTACGGAGAAGGCAGCAGCGGGTCAATGCGGGCGGCGGCGCGGCGTCAGGGCTTGCGTGTGCCGCCCCTGCGGCCGAGCGCGACGTCGGCCAAGTCGTAGAACTTCTGCAGGGTGGGGTGTTCGGCGGCACGGCCGGGCGGGAGCGGGATGAGGCGCGGCCCTTCGTCGCGCGCTGCCGGGGACTCCGGAGACAGCTTGACGACGCGCGCCTTCTTTGCGGCTGGCTTGCGCTTTTTTCGTTTCACGCCGGGACCCGGACGAGTGGCTGAAAGTGATGATCAGGAGCTTGGCGCCATTATAAACACCGCATCGCGGGATTCGACTCGCCGGCCCGCGCGATCAACCGGCGTGCCGATTGTGCAGCGCGATGCCGGCGACCACGGCAAGCAGCGAAAGCACGTTGTTCAACGCGACGTTGAGAAAAAACTCGCGGAGTTGCCCGGCGTGCCAGTAGGCGAGGCTCTCGTAGGCGAAGGCGGAAAAAGTAGTGAAGGCGCCGCAGAAGCCGGTGGCGGCGAGGAGGCGCCAGCGGTCGTGATCGTGGTCGGCAGTCCAGGTGAGCACGTAGCCCACGATGAGGCAGCCGAGCACGTTCACCAGCAGCGTGCCGACGGGAAATCCGTGGTGCCGCGAGAATTCGGAGGAAAAGTGAGTGAAGGCGAAGCGGGCGAGCGCGCCCAGGACGGCGCCGGCAGACAGATACGCGAGATTCTCGATCATGGAGAACTCCTACTCAGAAATGGGTAGGAGTCATCAGCCCCGGGGGACTCTGTGGGGCGGTTAAGGGCGGAACTCCATCGCCTAACTAAATGGTAGTAGCTGGGGCGGATTGAGGTCAACCGGCAGCAGGGAACGACGATGCTCGGGGCTGGCCGGCCGCGACAACCGGAATTCGCCGCAGAACCTTAGGCGGGAGCGTGAGTACCCGAGTTTCAGCATCCAAGACGGCATGGTTTGGTTCCGGCGGTTTCCGGTGGGCATGGGGAGGCTGCTG contains:
- a CDS encoding carboxypeptidase-like regulatory domain-containing protein, producing the protein MRRVPPAAWHGFVLLAVVLSAGAAHAALEDSVFVYDLFAGKPACAQIEQRLAALDLRPTVLLSVEQGPAFIPATPEGREQVACAVRALRRGKHHVKAMLLQDPGFLKDRSAAVQRVHAAATLPGIEGLLIDVEPYTDPDWDCGKPEVRRQIAAGYVDLLRTLRSVADPMPLEAAVAWWMPGMEGVPEFATPRLADAADGLYLMLYGDEGGPLVGATVADVAGRIPGSSEMLHRARVYFALARYESPSPEALNETIGGLRRLYGKTQGFRGTAVFHAGSRYNARRMRILSGVVTDAEGNPVPNAQLEMAGVTTRANICGQFLLRGMQRDSAELVVTAPGYRRVLQYVPLRPAGYQTEIPPIRLAIGPTFSERPQLRGGN
- the crcB gene encoding fluoride efflux transporter CrcB; protein product: MIENLAYLSAGAVLGALARFAFTHFSSEFSRHHGFPVGTLLVNVLGCLIVGYVLTWTADHDHDRWRLLAATGFCGAFTTFSAFAYESLAYWHAGQLREFFLNVALNNVLSLLAVVAGIALHNRHAG